The following nucleotide sequence is from Cyanobium sp. AMD-g.
TGGTGCACGAGGCCGGCCACTTCTTCGCCGCCACCTGGCAGGGCATCCGCGTCAGTGGCTTCTCGATCGGCTTCGGTCCGGCCCTGATCCAGCGGCGGCGGCGCGGCGTTCTGTTCGCCCTGCGGGCCATCCCCCTGGGGGGCTTTGTCTCCTTCCCCGACGACGAGGAGGACAGCACCATCCCCGCCGATGATCCCGACCTGATGCGCAACCGGCCCCTGGCCCAGCGGGCCCTGGTGATCGCCGCCGGCGTGATCGCCAACCTGCTGCTGGCCTGGAGCGTTCTCCTGGCCCAGGGGCTGGTGCTGGGCATCCCCTCCGGCTTCAGCGCCACCCCCGGCGTGGTGGTGGCCGCCGTGCAGCCCGGCCAGGCGGCCGCCGGCTCCGGCCTCCAGCCCGGCGACCGCATCGTGGCGGTGGATGGCACGCCGCTGGCCGGCGGCCAGGAGGCCGTGATGGCCCTGGTGGGCCGCATCAAGGACGCCCCCGGCCGCACCCTGCGCCTGCAGGCCGACCGCAACGGCACGACGGTCAACCTGCCCCTCACCCCCACCGACAGCGACGGCATCGGCCGCATCGGCGCCCAGCTGCAGCCCAATGGCAGCGAATCCTTCCGCGCCGCCACCAGCCCGATCGAGCCGATCCTGCAGGCCAACCACGATGTCGTGGCCCTCACCCGCCGCACCGTGGAAGGCTTCGGCACCCTGATCACCCACTTCGGCGAAACCGCCCCCCAGGTGTCGGGCCCGGTGAAGATCGTTGAAATGGGGGCGTCCCTGGCCAGCCAGGGGGGCAGCAGCCTGTTCCTGTTCACCGCCCTGATCTCGATCAACCTGGCGGTGCTCAACGCCCTGCCCCTGCCCCTGCTTGACGGCGGCCAGTTCGCCCTGCTCCTTCTCGAAGCTCTGCGGGGCCGCCCCCTGGCCGACCGCTACCAGATGGCCTTCATGCAGTCGGGCTTCGTCTTCCTGGTGGGCCTCTCCCTGGTGCTGATCGTCAAGGACACCAGCCAGCTGCCCGCCATCCAGCAGCTGCTCGGCCGCTGAAGTGCCCCGCTTTCCCAGCCCCCGGACCCGGGCGCCGCTGATCCTTGAGCGGCTCGGCGAGCTCTATCCCGACGCCACCTGCTCCCTCGACTGGCGCACACCCTGGGAGCTGCTGGTGGCCACCATGCTCTCGGCCCAGTGCACCGACGAGCGGGTCAACAAGGTCACGCCGGCCCTGTTCGAGCGCTTCCCCGATGCCGCCGCCGCCGCGGCCGTTGGCAGTGAGGCGGTGGAGCCCTACGTGCAGTCCACGGGCTTCTACCGCAACAAGGCCAAACACATCGTGGCCGCCTCGCGGCTGCTGATGGAACACCACGGCGGCGCCGTGCCCGCCTCGATGCAGGAGCTGCTGCCCCTGCCGGGGGTGGCCCGCAAGACCGCCAACGTGGTGCTGGCCCACGCCTTCGGCATCAACGCCGGCGTCACGGTGGACACCCATGTGAAGCGGCTGGCCCACCGGCTCGGGCTGACCCGTCACACCGACCCGAAACGGATCGAACCCGACCTGATGAAGCTGGTGCCCAGGCCCGACTGGGAAACCCTCTCGATCCGGCTGATCTTCCACGGCCGGGCCGTCTGTGTGGCCCGCAAACCCCGCTGCGCCGGCTGCGGCCTGGCCGACCTCTGCCCCAGCCACCCGGGCCCCGAACCCATGCCGGCCGCGCCAAGAGGTAAGGTGACAGGCTGAAGTTTCCCCTCCTCCGGCCGCATGGCGAAGAAGTCGATGATCGCGCGTGACGTCAAGCGCCGCAAGATCGTGGAGCGTTTCGCGACGCGCCGTGCCGCCCTCAAGGAGGCCTTCGATGCGGCTGGCGATCCGATGGAGCGCCTGGAAATCCACCGCAAGCTGCAGTCGCTGCCCCGCAACAGCGCCCCCAACCGCATCCGCAATCGTTGCTGGGCCACCGGCAAGCCCCGCGGCTACTACCGCGATTTCGGTCTCTGCCGCAACCAGCTGCGCGAGCGGGCCCACAAGGGTGAACTCCCCGGCGTGGTCAAGTCCAGCTGGTGAGCAGCGGGCTTCAGCCCTTCCGCCGCAACGTCTTTCCGTCGCATCAGGCGCCCCGCGGGGGCGCCTTCTTCATGGCCGGGCGGGGGCGGATGCGAGAATGGTGCGTGACAACAAAACGGACATAACGCCCAGTGCAAGGACACACTCAGTCGATCTCCTTCGATGGTCGGGAGATCCGGCTGACCAGCGGCCGATTTGCGCCCCAGGCCGGGGGCTCGGTAATGGTGGAATGCGGCGATACGTCGATCCTGGTCACCGCCACCCGCTCGAAAGGCCGGGAAGGCATTGATTTCCTTCCCCTGATCTGCGATTACGAAGAGCGTCTCTACGCCGCCGGCCGCATCCCCGGCAGTTTCTTCCGTCGTGAGGCCCGCCCCCCCGAGCGGGCCATCCTCACCTGCCGCCTGATCGACCGGCCGATGCGGCCCCTGTTCCCGGGCTGGCTGCGCGACGACCTGCAGATCGTCGCCACCTGCATGTCCCTGGATGAGCGGGTCCCCCCCGATGTGCTCGCCGTCACCGGCGCCTCGATGGCCACCCTGCTGGCCAAGATCCCCTTCATGGGCCCGATGGCTGCCGTCCGGGTGGGCCTGCTGGGTGACGACTTCGTGCTCAACCCCAGCTTCCGCGAGATCGAACGCAGCGAACTGGATCTGGTGGTGGCCGGCACCCCCTCCGGCGTGGTG
It contains:
- the rseP gene encoding RIP metalloprotease RseP; translation: MGVLTALAILAGLILVHEAGHFFAATWQGIRVSGFSIGFGPALIQRRRRGVLFALRAIPLGGFVSFPDDEEDSTIPADDPDLMRNRPLAQRALVIAAGVIANLLLAWSVLLAQGLVLGIPSGFSATPGVVVAAVQPGQAAAGSGLQPGDRIVAVDGTPLAGGQEAVMALVGRIKDAPGRTLRLQADRNGTTVNLPLTPTDSDGIGRIGAQLQPNGSESFRAATSPIEPILQANHDVVALTRRTVEGFGTLITHFGETAPQVSGPVKIVEMGASLASQGGSSLFLFTALISINLAVLNALPLPLLDGGQFALLLLEALRGRPLADRYQMAFMQSGFVFLVGLSLVLIVKDTSQLPAIQQLLGR
- the nth gene encoding endonuclease III, which codes for MPRFPSPRTRAPLILERLGELYPDATCSLDWRTPWELLVATMLSAQCTDERVNKVTPALFERFPDAAAAAAVGSEAVEPYVQSTGFYRNKAKHIVAASRLLMEHHGGAVPASMQELLPLPGVARKTANVVLAHAFGINAGVTVDTHVKRLAHRLGLTRHTDPKRIEPDLMKLVPRPDWETLSIRLIFHGRAVCVARKPRCAGCGLADLCPSHPGPEPMPAAPRGKVTG
- the rpsN gene encoding 30S ribosomal protein S14 is translated as MAKKSMIARDVKRRKIVERFATRRAALKEAFDAAGDPMERLEIHRKLQSLPRNSAPNRIRNRCWATGKPRGYYRDFGLCRNQLRERAHKGELPGVVKSSW